From the Papaver somniferum cultivar HN1 chromosome 2, ASM357369v1, whole genome shotgun sequence genome, the window CTGGTTACCCAACACTTCAGTGGTTCCCCCAAGGTTCTTTGGAGCCAAAGAAGTAAGTGTTGCAGTTAAAAGGCAGGGCTCATCTTTTATATCATGTAGTCAGTCTTGTATTTCATATCGAATGCATTTGTCTTAGCCGTTAGCAATATATATTACATAAACTGAATCGCTTAAACCTTGTAGATATGAAGGCCCACGTACAGCAGAAGCCCTTACTGAGTTTGTGAATACTGAAGCAGGTAAGCATTCAGCAATTTCCATATGATGTTGTTTCACTGCTTTATTTATCTCTTTAGTTGTTTAAGTACACTGCTGAATGGTGTTCAGTGGTTGTGCTGTTGTTTCTGGATTTTGGATAATGTAGTAGCTCTCAGTTGTGCTGTAAGGAGAAAGCATGTGTTCCAATTTCAATTGAATCCAGTATTGGATTTGGAAGATGTCTTTTCCCCTTTCCTCTCTTTATCTCCCCAAAAAATATTAAACCAAAAGAGACTGCTAGAACCTGATTTATCCGTATCATCTTTCTCTGGAAATGTGGCTGACATTCTTTCAGTCATTATGAGTTTTTTTTATTGGACGGAGAATTCTCTTTCTAAACGTCTCTGATATGCAGGAACTAATGTGAAGCTCGCGACAATTCCTTCCAGTGTAGTGGTTTTAACAGGAGAAAACTTCAATGAGATTGTCTTGGATGAAACCAAAGACGTTTTGGTTGAGTTTTATGCCCCTTGGTGAGCGTTCTTCAAAACTGATTATCTTTAAATTATGATGATGACAATAAAACCTTGCTGCTTCCCTCATTGAGAATTAACCTGCTATTGGATTATTCTTATGTAACCTTATCATGTTTCTTTTTCCTGTGCAGGTGTGGTCACTGCAAAAGCCTTGCTCCCGTAAGTAAAAATATAGACATTTCGTTGTCGCTTACCTTTCCTTCTAGGCAGCATCTAACAATCTAAGGTGTCAAGTATGAGTTATGCCTTTTATTCTAAGCTCTCATTCTCTTTATTTTCAGATCTATGAAAAGGTTGCATCTGCCTATAAATTGGAAggagatgttgtcattgctaATCTGGATGCTGACAAACACAAGGATCTAGCTGAAAGGTGGGTTAAATAAGGCGATTAGTCAATTTGCATTCTGCTAAATTTGCAACTTGTAATAAGTGGTGCATGATACATTTCCGATATATATGCAGGTATGGCATTAGTGGCTTCCCCACCTTGAAGTTCTTCCCAAAGGGAAACAAAGCTGGTGAAGATTACGATGGTGGCCGGGATGTCGATGATTTTGTGTCTTTCATCAATGAAAAGTGCGGAACTAGCCGTGATGGAAAAGGGCAACTCACTTCTCAAGTGAGTAAATAGTATACTACGAATTCAAAGTTGCATAATAACTCTATACAGTGTTCTCATTTCTTGATTTTGTGTCTAAATTTTTTCTTGGGATAGGCTGGTATTGTTGCTAGTTTGGATGCCTTGGTAAAGGAATTTGTTAGTGCCAGCAATGAGGAAAAGAAAGCAGTTGTATCTCGCATGGAGGAAGAGGTTGAAAAGCTGAAGGATTCCTCTGCAAGGTAAACTCTCCAGCAGAAATAATTTTGCAGATATGAGATCTGATTAATGCTTCTGATTTAAATTTAAGGGCTATCTGACCCTCAACTGCCCTAACTTTCCCAGGTATGGTAAGATTTACTTAAAGGCAGCCAAGAGTTGTTTGGAGAAGGGTTCTGATTATGCCACTAAAGAAATGGAGCGTCTTAAGCGCATGCTTGAAAAGGTACAATTCTAATAATTCGAACAATAATATTTTTAAATTGGCCTAGTTTCCTGCCTCTTATAGTGTTCTATTTTGTGTGCTTCTTGTTGTAAATTTTGCAGTCAATCGGCCCTGCAAAGGCAGACGAGTTCAACTTGAAGAAGAACATCTTGTCAACGTTTGCTGCTTGATCTTCCACGCAATCTTTT encodes:
- the LOC113346875 gene encoding protein disulfide-isomerase like 2-1-like, whose translation is MEKSQIWFGIGFLGLLLLSSAVTADDVVILTDENFEKQVGQDRGALVEFYAPWCGHCKKLAPEYEKLGGNFKKAKSVLIGKVDCDEHKSVCGKYGVSGYPTLQWFPQGSLEPKKYEGPRTAEALTEFVNTEAGTNVKLATIPSSVVVLTGENFNEIVLDETKDVLVEFYAPWCGHCKSLAPIYEKVASAYKLEGDVVIANLDADKHKDLAERYGISGFPTLKFFPKGNKAGEDYDGGRDVDDFVSFINEKCGTSRDGKGQLTSQAGIVASLDALVKEFVSASNEEKKAVVSRMEEEVEKLKDSSARYGKIYLKAAKSCLEKGSDYATKEMERLKRMLEKSIGPAKADEFNLKKNILSTFAA